From one Oceanibaculum indicum P24 genomic stretch:
- the hemE gene encoding uroporphyrinogen decarboxylase, with product MAAKPAKRMLRALSGERLDKPPFWLMRQAGRYLPEYREVRSQAGGFLDLCYSPKLACEVTLQPIRRYGMDAAILFSDILVVPHGLAQQVAFKEGEGPVLDPIRNASELKRLSLDGFHERVAPVYETVSRLAEALPKETTLIGFAGSPWTVATYMAEGGGSKEFVAVKRWAYGDPEGFAQLIDLLVEATIAYLKRQAEAGAEVLQLFDSWAGVLPEPAFRRWCIEPTRKIIAALKGSHPDIPIIGFPRGAGTLCHDYAMETGVDAVSLDTSMEISWAARTLQPKLPVQGNLDPILLVAGGEALDREADRILEGFSGGAHIFNLGHGVTQTTPPENVERLARRLRADG from the coding sequence ATGGCTGCCAAACCCGCAAAACGGATGCTACGTGCCCTGAGCGGAGAGCGGCTTGATAAGCCCCCCTTCTGGCTCATGCGTCAGGCCGGGCGTTACCTGCCGGAATATCGGGAAGTGCGCAGTCAGGCGGGCGGCTTCCTCGATCTCTGCTATTCGCCAAAGCTTGCCTGCGAGGTGACGCTGCAACCCATCCGCCGCTATGGCATGGATGCCGCCATCCTGTTCTCCGACATCCTCGTCGTTCCCCACGGGCTGGCGCAGCAGGTTGCTTTCAAGGAAGGCGAAGGCCCTGTTCTCGACCCCATCCGCAACGCCAGTGAGCTTAAGCGCCTGTCCTTAGATGGTTTTCACGAACGCGTGGCCCCGGTCTATGAGACAGTTTCCCGCCTCGCCGAGGCCCTGCCCAAGGAAACCACGCTGATTGGCTTCGCCGGATCGCCCTGGACGGTCGCGACCTATATGGCCGAAGGCGGCGGCAGCAAGGAATTCGTTGCCGTAAAACGCTGGGCCTATGGCGATCCAGAAGGTTTCGCACAGCTCATCGATCTGCTGGTCGAGGCCACCATCGCCTATCTGAAGCGCCAGGCCGAGGCCGGTGCCGAGGTGCTTCAGCTGTTCGACAGCTGGGCTGGCGTGCTGCCGGAGCCGGCCTTCCGGCGCTGGTGCATCGAGCCGACCCGAAAGATTATTGCCGCGCTGAAGGGGAGTCATCCCGATATCCCGATCATCGGTTTTCCACGCGGGGCAGGCACGCTGTGCCATGATTATGCGATGGAGACCGGTGTGGATGCGGTCTCGCTGGATACGTCCATGGAGATCAGCTGGGCGGCCAGGACGCTGCAGCCGAAACTGCCGGTGCAGGGCAATCTCGACCCGATCCTGCTGGTTGCCGGCGGCGAAGCCCTCGACCGCGAGGCGGACCGTATCCTCGAGGGATTTTCGGGCGGCGCGCACATCTTCAATCTCGGCCATGGCGTGACTCAGACGACACCGCCGGAGAATGTCGAGCGGCTGGCGCGGCGTTTGCGCGCAGATGGCTAG
- the hemH gene encoding ferrochelatase: MTKTAIILFNLGGPDRPESVEPFLFNLFNDPAIISLPNPFRFLVAKLISRKRAPIAREIYDHLGGGSPLLPNTQAQASALDAALSDIGEVKSFIAMRYWHPMTAETVQAVKAFAPDRIVLLPLYPQYSTTTTASSLRLWNKEAEKAGLSVPTHVIGCYARSSGYIRSVAELVRKAYDGMNGPRRVLFSAHGLPKKVVDKGDPYQWQVERSAEEVVKALNIPDLDWIVCYQSRVGPLEWIGPSTDAEIQRAGNDGVGVIVCPIAFVSEHSETLVEIEMEYRELAEESGVPAFARVPTPGDHPLFIDALAKLVREAVLRPVGVDCGEGTRICPAQFGKCACRQVA, translated from the coding sequence ATGACAAAGACAGCCATTATCCTCTTCAATCTTGGCGGCCCGGACCGGCCGGAATCGGTTGAGCCCTTCCTGTTCAACCTGTTCAACGATCCGGCGATCATTTCCCTGCCGAATCCATTCCGGTTTCTGGTTGCCAAGCTGATCTCGCGCAAGCGCGCGCCGATTGCCCGCGAGATATACGATCATCTGGGCGGCGGTTCGCCGCTGCTGCCCAATACGCAGGCCCAGGCCAGTGCCCTCGATGCTGCTCTTTCGGACATCGGCGAAGTGAAGAGCTTCATCGCCATGCGCTACTGGCATCCGATGACGGCCGAGACGGTCCAGGCGGTGAAGGCTTTCGCGCCGGACCGCATCGTCCTGCTGCCGCTTTATCCGCAATATTCGACGACCACGACAGCGTCTTCATTACGTTTATGGAATAAAGAAGCGGAGAAGGCAGGTCTTTCTGTCCCGACGCATGTTATCGGCTGTTATGCAAGGTCTTCCGGCTATATCCGCTCCGTCGCCGAACTGGTGCGCAAGGCCTATGACGGCATGAATGGGCCCAGGCGGGTGCTGTTTTCTGCCCATGGCCTGCCAAAGAAGGTCGTGGACAAGGGCGATCCCTATCAGTGGCAGGTAGAACGCAGCGCCGAGGAGGTCGTGAAGGCGCTGAATATCCCGGATCTGGACTGGATCGTCTGTTATCAGAGCCGTGTCGGCCCGCTGGAATGGATCGGTCCCTCAACCGATGCGGAGATCCAGAGGGCAGGCAATGACGGTGTTGGCGTTATCGTTTGTCCTATTGCTTTTGTTTCAGAACACTCTGAAACTCTTGTAGAAATCGAAATGGAATATCGGGAGCTGGCAGAGGAATCGGGCGTGCCGGCCTTCGCCAGGGTGCCGACGCCTGGTGACCATCCGTTGTTCATCGACGCGCTGGCCAAGCTGGTGCGCGAGGCGGTTCTCCGGCCGGTGGGGGTGGATTGCGGTGAGGGAACGCGAATCTGCCCGGCGCAGTTTGGAAAATGCGCCTGTCGGCAGGTTGCCTGA
- the hemJ gene encoding protoporphyrinogen oxidase HemJ, producing the protein MGDLYSWIKALHVISVIAWMAGMFYLPRLYIYHVAAPVGSPQSETFKVMERRLLRAIINPAMFATFIFGIWMLVLLGPSVWSEGWWHVKLTMVILMGAYHMFLSRWRRDFEADRNQRSAKFYRFANEVPTVLMIVIVIMVIVKPF; encoded by the coding sequence ATGGGCGATCTCTATTCTTGGATCAAGGCGCTGCATGTGATCAGCGTGATCGCCTGGATGGCGGGCATGTTCTACCTGCCGCGGCTTTATATCTATCATGTGGCGGCACCGGTCGGCTCACCGCAGTCCGAGACCTTCAAGGTAATGGAACGCCGGCTGCTGCGGGCGATCATCAATCCGGCGATGTTTGCCACCTTCATCTTCGGCATCTGGATGCTGGTCCTGCTCGGCCCCTCCGTCTGGTCAGAGGGCTGGTGGCATGTGAAGCTGACGATGGTCATCCTGATGGGCGCCTATCACATGTTCCTCTCGCGCTGGCGGCGTGACTTCGAAGCCGACCGCAATCAGCGCTCGGCGAAATTCTATCGATTTGCCAATGAAGTACCGACGGTGCTGATGATCGTGATCGTCATCATGGTTATTGTGAAACCCTTCTGA
- the rho gene encoding transcription termination factor Rho, protein MHLQELKSKSPSELLAFAEELEVENASTLRKQDMMFAILKRLAEKDIPIFGEGVLETLQDGFGFLRSPESNYLPGPDDIYVSPSQVRRFGLRTGDTVSGQIRAPKDGERYFALLKVNEINFEPPEAVRHRINFDNLTPLYPDEKLKFEIDDPTAKDPTTRVIDLISPMGKGQRALVVAPPRTGKTVMLQNIAHAIAANHPEVYLIVLLIDERPEEVTDMDRSVKGEVISSTFDEPASRHVQVTEMVLEKAKRLVEHKRDVVILLDSITRLARAYNTVVPSSGKVLTGGVDANALQRPKRFFGAARNIEEGGSLTIIATALVDTGSRMDEVIFEEFKGTGNSELILDRKLADKRSFPAIDITKSGTRKEELLVDKGTLSKMWVLRRVLMPMGTVDAMEFLLDKLKYSKTNSDFFDSMNT, encoded by the coding sequence ATGCATTTGCAGGAACTCAAATCCAAATCGCCTTCCGAGCTGCTGGCCTTTGCCGAGGAACTGGAGGTGGAGAACGCCAGCACCCTGCGCAAGCAGGATATGATGTTCGCCATTCTGAAAAGACTGGCGGAAAAGGACATTCCGATCTTCGGGGAAGGTGTGCTGGAGACCCTGCAGGACGGGTTTGGATTCCTGCGCTCGCCGGAATCGAACTATCTGCCGGGCCCGGATGACATTTATGTCTCGCCCAGCCAGGTGCGCCGTTTCGGCCTGCGGACCGGCGATACGGTGTCAGGTCAGATTCGGGCGCCGAAGGATGGCGAACGTTATTTCGCGCTGCTGAAGGTCAACGAGATCAATTTCGAGCCCCCGGAGGCTGTGCGTCATCGCATCAATTTCGACAATCTGACGCCGCTCTATCCGGACGAGAAGCTGAAGTTCGAGATCGACGATCCGACGGCCAAGGACCCGACGACGCGCGTCATCGATTTGATTTCGCCGATGGGCAAGGGGCAGCGCGCGTTGGTGGTGGCGCCGCCGCGCACCGGTAAGACGGTGATGCTGCAGAACATCGCCCATGCGATTGCCGCCAATCATCCGGAAGTCTATCTGATCGTCCTGCTGATCGACGAGCGGCCGGAAGAAGTGACGGACATGGACCGCTCGGTTAAGGGCGAGGTCATCAGCTCGACCTTCGACGAACCGGCCAGCCGCCATGTCCAGGTCACCGAGATGGTGCTGGAAAAGGCCAAGCGCCTTGTCGAGCACAAGCGCGACGTTGTCATCCTGCTGGATTCGATAACCCGCCTGGCTCGTGCCTACAACACCGTCGTGCCGTCCTCCGGCAAGGTGTTGACCGGCGGTGTCGATGCCAATGCGCTGCAGCGCCCGAAGCGCTTCTTCGGTGCTGCGCGTAACATCGAGGAAGGCGGCTCGCTGACCATCATCGCCACCGCGCTGGTCGATACCGGGAGCCGCATGGACGAAGTGATCTTCGAAGAGTTCAAGGGTACGGGCAATTCAGAACTGATCCTGGATCGCAAGCTGGCTGACAAGCGCAGCTTCCCGGCCATCGACATCACCAAGTCTGGCACCCGTAAGGAAGAGCTGCTGGTCGATAAGGGCACGCTGTCCAAGATGTGGGTGCTGCGCCGCGTGCTGATGCCCATGGGCACCGTCGATGCGATGGAGTTCTTGCTCGACAAGCTGAAATACTCCAAGACCAACTCGGACTTCTTCGATTCGATGAACACCTGA
- a CDS encoding quinone oxidoreductase family protein — MVQAIRIQQPGGPEAMQWQEVDLPAPGPGQARVRHTAVGLNYIDTYHRSGLYALPLPSGIGMEGAGIVEAVGPDVKDLVEGDRVAYAAGPPGSYSEARIIAADRLVKIPEGISDQQAAAMMLKGLTTQYLIRRTYKVKQGDTILMHAAAGGVGLILCQWAAALGATVIGTVGDEKKAELAKAHGCHHTILYKQEDFVERVKEITGGKGVPVVYDGVGKDTFMKSLDCLSPLGLMVAFGQSSGNVPPLELGVLSAKGSLFLTRPTMMTYTAKREDLLAMSAELFDIVKSGKVKIDINQTYPMKDVVKAHQDLEARKTTGSTVFLP, encoded by the coding sequence ATGGTCCAAGCGATCCGTATTCAACAGCCCGGTGGTCCGGAAGCGATGCAATGGCAGGAAGTTGACCTGCCTGCTCCCGGCCCCGGCCAGGCCCGTGTCCGCCACACCGCGGTCGGCCTCAACTATATCGACACCTATCACCGCAGTGGCCTCTACGCCCTGCCTCTGCCCTCAGGCATTGGCATGGAAGGTGCCGGCATCGTCGAGGCTGTCGGGCCTGACGTGAAGGATCTGGTGGAAGGCGACCGCGTTGCCTATGCCGCCGGCCCTCCCGGCAGCTATTCCGAAGCCCGCATCATCGCCGCTGACCGTCTGGTCAAGATCCCCGAGGGCATCAGCGATCAGCAGGCCGCAGCCATGATGCTGAAGGGCCTGACCACCCAGTATCTCATTCGCCGCACCTACAAGGTGAAGCAAGGCGACACGATCCTGATGCATGCCGCCGCCGGCGGTGTCGGCCTCATCCTCTGCCAGTGGGCCGCTGCACTGGGGGCCACCGTCATCGGTACGGTCGGCGACGAGAAGAAAGCCGAGCTGGCAAAAGCTCATGGCTGTCACCACACCATCCTGTACAAGCAGGAGGATTTTGTCGAACGGGTGAAGGAGATCACCGGTGGCAAGGGCGTGCCGGTGGTCTATGACGGTGTCGGCAAGGACACTTTCATGAAGTCGCTGGACTGCCTGTCCCCGCTGGGCCTGATGGTGGCCTTCGGCCAGTCCTCGGGCAATGTGCCGCCGCTTGAGCTGGGCGTGCTCTCCGCGAAGGGATCGCTGTTCCTTACCCGGCCGACAATGATGACCTATACCGCCAAGCGGGAAGATCTGCTGGCCATGTCGGCGGAACTGTTCGACATCGTGAAATCCGGCAAGGTGAAGATCGACATCAACCAGACCTACCCGATGAAGGATGTCGTGAAGGCGCATCAGGACCTGGAAGCCCGCAAGACCACTGGCTCGACGGTCTTCCTGCCGTAA
- a CDS encoding dienelactone hydrolase family protein, with translation MPEINIKAADGGSFMAYVAKPKATPAPVIVVIQEIFGVNEVMRDICNDLASDGFITICPDLFWRQEPGIQITDQSEAEWARAFELFNGFDVEKGVSDLVETIKAARSIDGSNGKVGTMGFCLGGKMAYLMATRSDADCNVSYYGVGIQDLLGESAKIKNPLLMHIAALDKFVPKEAQEKILAGLKDHPQVEAHAYPGVDHAFARIGGEHYNKEAATLAHQRTAAFLKNNLS, from the coding sequence ATGCCCGAGATAAATATCAAGGCCGCCGATGGCGGCTCTTTCATGGCCTATGTCGCCAAGCCCAAGGCGACCCCTGCCCCGGTCATCGTGGTGATCCAGGAGATTTTCGGCGTCAATGAGGTGATGCGGGATATCTGCAATGACCTTGCCAGCGATGGCTTCATCACAATCTGCCCGGACCTGTTCTGGCGCCAGGAACCCGGCATCCAGATAACCGACCAGAGCGAAGCCGAATGGGCACGCGCCTTCGAGCTGTTCAACGGCTTCGATGTCGAGAAAGGCGTCTCCGATCTGGTGGAGACCATCAAGGCCGCCCGCAGCATCGATGGCAGCAACGGCAAGGTCGGTACGATGGGCTTCTGCCTCGGCGGCAAGATGGCCTATCTGATGGCCACCCGCTCCGATGCCGACTGCAATGTCAGCTATTACGGCGTCGGCATTCAGGATCTGCTGGGCGAATCCGCAAAGATCAAGAACCCCCTGCTGATGCACATTGCTGCCCTCGACAAGTTCGTGCCGAAAGAGGCGCAGGAGAAGATCCTGGCCGGCCTGAAGGATCATCCTCAGGTCGAGGCCCATGCCTATCCGGGGGTCGATCACGCCTTCGCCCGCATCGGTGGCGAGCATTACAACAAGGAAGCTGCCACGCTGGCGCATCAGCGCACAGCTGCCTTCCTGAAAAACAACCTGTCCTGA
- a CDS encoding methylated-DNA--[protein]-cysteine S-methyltransferase: protein MNAPLARLTLNSPVGPLTLTAQDGAICAVRFAQSGPDNSDNPVLQEAAKQIFSYFARELKQFDLPLNLRGSDHNLAVWQEMLTIPYGETLTYGDIAQRIGSNPRAVGTACGANPIPLIVPCHRVIGKDGTLVGFSGGDGKKTKARLLDHEAPTLPLLAGL from the coding sequence ATGAACGCGCCTCTCGCCCGCCTCACCCTGAACAGTCCCGTTGGTCCCCTGACCCTGACGGCGCAGGATGGCGCAATCTGTGCGGTGCGATTCGCGCAAAGCGGCCCGGATAACAGCGACAATCCTGTCCTGCAGGAAGCAGCCAAACAGATATTCAGCTATTTCGCACGAGAGCTGAAGCAATTCGATCTCCCGCTCAACCTGCGTGGATCGGATCACAATCTTGCCGTCTGGCAGGAAATGCTGACCATCCCCTATGGCGAGACACTGACCTATGGCGATATCGCGCAGCGCATTGGCTCCAATCCCCGCGCCGTCGGCACTGCCTGTGGTGCCAATCCCATTCCGCTGATCGTTCCTTGCCACCGGGTGATCGGCAAGGACGGCACTCTGGTGGGTTTCAGCGGCGGCGATGGCAAGAAAACCAAGGCCCGACTGCTGGATCATGAAGCGCCAACGCTCCCGCTTCTGGCTGGATTGTAG
- a CDS encoding thioredoxin domain-containing protein, which translates to MSGNLLAQEASPYLLQHKDNPVHWMSWGREALDRARAEGKPILLSVGYAACHWCHVMAHESFEDDETAALMNRLFVNVKVDREERPDIDHIYQSALAILGEQGGWPLTMFLTPDGDPFWGGTYFPKEARYGRPGFKAVLQAIADAHAEGSDKVSRNASALRQALRQLAEPAAGENIEPALLDRIAERLHREIDPIHGGIGGAPKFPQPGMLMLLWRHWLRSGNQDSRDYVLLTLERMCQGGIYDHLGGGFARYSTDAQWLAPHFEKMLYDNAQLIEMLTHAALETGRPLFRQRLEETIGWVLREMITDEGGFASSLDADSEGEEGKFYVWREAEIDQLLAHLPGEALESFKRAYDVTPEGNWEGVTILHRNRRPDLGNGAAESQLAQVRQLLFEHREQRERPGWDDKVLADWNGLMIRALAQASFAFAHADWLRAAIRAFDYVVEKMTLDGRLRHSRRGDILRHPATLEDYANMASAALALFQITRHQRFLGQAIAWVDVLDRHYWDHEGGGYFTTADDTNDVVLRAKNAQDNAVPAGNGTMLQVLTTLYHLTGDDSYRGKADLLIPRFAGEIGRNFFPLATFLNGCDIAQRPLQITLTGDPTTPTYVGLLRAIADVSAPGLILHQLGQKGALPSNHPASTALEGTLQSAAYLCVGQRCSLPLREPKALSEALLAARSDA; encoded by the coding sequence ATGAGCGGCAACCTCCTGGCACAAGAAGCCAGCCCCTATCTCCTGCAGCACAAGGATAATCCCGTTCACTGGATGTCCTGGGGCCGCGAGGCGCTGGACCGCGCCCGAGCCGAGGGCAAGCCGATCCTGTTGTCCGTCGGCTATGCCGCCTGTCACTGGTGCCACGTCATGGCCCATGAGAGCTTCGAGGATGACGAGACAGCTGCGCTGATGAACCGGCTGTTCGTCAATGTGAAGGTGGACCGTGAGGAACGCCCCGACATCGATCACATCTACCAGTCCGCCCTTGCCATTCTGGGCGAACAGGGCGGCTGGCCGCTGACCATGTTCCTGACGCCTGATGGCGATCCGTTCTGGGGCGGCACCTATTTTCCAAAGGAAGCCCGCTACGGTCGGCCTGGCTTCAAGGCGGTGCTGCAGGCCATCGCGGATGCTCATGCCGAGGGTTCCGACAAGGTGTCGCGCAATGCCAGCGCCCTGCGCCAGGCGCTGCGGCAACTGGCCGAGCCAGCGGCGGGTGAGAATATCGAACCGGCCCTGCTGGACCGTATCGCCGAGCGACTGCACCGGGAGATCGATCCGATCCATGGCGGCATCGGCGGCGCGCCGAAATTTCCCCAGCCTGGCATGCTGATGCTGCTGTGGCGGCACTGGCTGCGCAGCGGCAATCAGGACTCTCGCGATTATGTGCTGCTGACGCTCGAACGCATGTGCCAGGGCGGCATCTACGATCATCTGGGCGGCGGTTTTGCCCGCTATTCGACCGATGCGCAGTGGCTGGCGCCGCATTTCGAGAAGATGCTGTACGACAATGCCCAGCTGATCGAGATGCTGACCCATGCGGCGCTGGAAACCGGCCGGCCATTGTTCCGCCAGCGCCTGGAGGAAACGATCGGGTGGGTTCTCCGCGAGATGATCACCGATGAAGGTGGTTTCGCCAGTTCGCTGGATGCCGACAGCGAAGGCGAGGAAGGCAAATTTTATGTCTGGCGCGAGGCTGAGATTGACCAGTTGCTTGCTCACCTGCCGGGCGAGGCCCTGGAGAGCTTCAAGCGCGCCTATGACGTGACGCCGGAGGGCAACTGGGAAGGTGTGACCATCCTGCATCGAAACCGCCGGCCCGATCTCGGGAATGGTGCGGCGGAGAGCCAGCTCGCACAGGTCCGGCAGCTTCTTTTCGAACATCGTGAGCAGCGGGAAAGGCCCGGCTGGGACGACAAGGTGCTGGCCGACTGGAACGGGCTGATGATCCGCGCCCTCGCTCAAGCCAGCTTTGCCTTTGCCCATGCTGACTGGCTCCGCGCAGCCATCCGGGCCTTCGATTATGTTGTCGAGAAGATGACCCTCGATGGAAGGCTGCGGCACAGCCGGCGTGGCGATATCCTACGCCACCCGGCAACGCTGGAGGATTATGCCAACATGGCCTCCGCCGCGCTGGCGCTGTTCCAGATCACCCGTCATCAGCGTTTCCTTGGCCAGGCCATCGCCTGGGTGGATGTGCTGGACCGGCACTATTGGGATCATGAGGGCGGCGGCTATTTCACTACCGCCGACGACACAAATGATGTCGTGCTGCGCGCCAAAAATGCTCAGGACAATGCTGTCCCGGCCGGAAACGGGACCATGCTGCAGGTGTTGACAACGCTTTATCACTTGACCGGTGACGACAGCTACCGCGGCAAGGCCGATCTCCTGATTCCGCGCTTTGCCGGCGAGATCGGACGCAATTTCTTCCCGCTGGCGACCTTCCTCAATGGCTGCGACATCGCCCAACGGCCGCTGCAGATTACTCTCACGGGCGATCCGACAACGCCGACCTATGTTGGCTTGCTGCGCGCCATCGCCGACGTCTCCGCGCCGGGCCTGATCCTGCACCAGCTGGGGCAGAAGGGCGCCCTGCCCTCGAACCACCCGGCCAGCACTGCGCTGGAAGGCACTTTGCAGAGCGCTGCGTACCTGTGCGTCGGCCAGCGCTGTTCCCTGCCCCTGCGGGAGCCAAAGGCGCTCAGCGAGGCCCTGCTGGCCGCCCGGAGCGATGCATGA
- a CDS encoding DUF6489 family protein translates to MKITVNIDCTPEEARRFFGLPDVQPMQEAVMAELQERLLGGIKQMDPDTMLKNWFQGVPSGMASMEALQKMFWSQFGDAGNKGEKTE, encoded by the coding sequence ATGAAGATCACGGTCAATATCGATTGCACGCCGGAAGAGGCCCGACGCTTCTTCGGATTGCCCGATGTCCAGCCGATGCAGGAGGCCGTGATGGCCGAATTGCAGGAAAGGCTGCTTGGTGGCATCAAGCAGATGGATCCGGACACCATGCTGAAGAACTGGTTCCAGGGAGTGCCCAGTGGTATGGCCTCGATGGAAGCGCTTCAGAAGATGTTCTGGAGCCAGTTCGGCGACGCCGGAAACAAGGGAGAAAAGACAGAGTGA
- a CDS encoding (2Fe-2S) ferredoxin domain-containing protein, producing the protein MNQEDFEQYYRSHVFCCTNRRPDGHKRGSCAERGAEPLRAYMKARAKELALPGVRINMAGCLDRCELGPVLVIYPEGVWYTYQSQADIDEILTVHLRDGGRVERLLLRPEDGPDKAG; encoded by the coding sequence ATGAATCAAGAGGACTTCGAGCAGTACTACCGAAGCCATGTGTTTTGCTGTACGAACCGCCGGCCTGATGGACACAAGCGCGGTTCCTGTGCCGAACGGGGCGCGGAGCCGCTTCGCGCCTACATGAAGGCCCGTGCGAAGGAGCTGGCGCTTCCCGGTGTCCGCATCAATATGGCTGGTTGTCTCGACCGCTGTGAGCTTGGCCCTGTGCTGGTCATTTACCCGGAAGGCGTCTGGTACACCTATCAGAGCCAGGCCGATATCGATGAAATTCTGACCGTGCATTTGCGTGACGGCGGCCGGGTCGAGCGGCTGCTGCTGCGCCCCGAGGACGGGCCGGACAAAGCCGGCTGA
- the mnmE gene encoding tRNA uridine-5-carboxymethylaminomethyl(34) synthesis GTPase MnmE: MTSPGTIFALATPQGRSGVAVVRLSGPSAGAVLQKITDGRLPPGRKVVLRSVRDPETGQVLDSALILWFPAPASFTGEDVAELHLHGGRAVIAAVMQVLSRQPGLRLAEPGEFTRRAFLAGKMDLTSVEGLADLIDAETEAQRRQALRQMGGALSALYEGWRARLLRVLAHAEAIIDFPDEDLPEETNAHLRAEVTALLEEIDAHLADSRRGERLREGIRVAIIGPANAGKSSLLNWLAGRDAAIVSATAGTTRDVIEVHLDLGGYPVLLADTAGLRETADALEEEGIRRARRWAREADYRILLLDGAVYDERQTAEFTSQENPSLVVVNKSDLMMSWPTSATVVGEALSVSVKSGQGMAGFLARLEQEVARLAAPGEAPALTRIRHRMALESARESLMRFLQAPSPDLAAEDLRLAVREIGRITGRVDVEDLLDVIFRDFCLGK, encoded by the coding sequence ATGACATCTCCAGGGACCATCTTTGCGCTTGCGACGCCTCAGGGCCGCTCCGGCGTTGCTGTCGTGCGGCTGTCGGGCCCATCTGCCGGTGCGGTTTTGCAGAAGATAACGGACGGACGCTTGCCGCCGGGCCGGAAGGTCGTGCTCCGGTCCGTGCGGGACCCGGAGACAGGACAGGTACTGGATTCGGCGCTGATTCTCTGGTTTCCCGCACCTGCCAGCTTCACCGGCGAGGATGTGGCGGAGCTGCATCTGCATGGCGGCCGTGCGGTTATCGCCGCCGTGATGCAGGTCCTGTCGCGCCAGCCTGGCTTGCGTTTGGCCGAACCTGGCGAATTCACGCGCCGCGCCTTTCTGGCGGGCAAGATGGACCTGACCTCGGTCGAAGGGCTGGCTGATCTGATCGATGCGGAGACCGAAGCGCAGCGGCGCCAGGCTCTGCGCCAGATGGGCGGGGCCCTGTCGGCGCTCTATGAGGGCTGGCGCGCCCGGCTGTTGCGGGTTCTGGCGCATGCGGAGGCGATCATCGATTTTCCGGATGAGGATCTGCCGGAAGAAACCAATGCACATCTACGGGCCGAGGTGACGGCACTGCTGGAAGAAATCGATGCGCACCTTGCGGATTCAAGGCGTGGAGAGAGGCTGCGCGAAGGTATCCGTGTGGCGATCATCGGGCCGGCCAATGCCGGGAAATCGAGTCTGCTGAACTGGCTGGCCGGGCGTGATGCGGCCATTGTTTCTGCCACCGCGGGAACCACGCGCGATGTCATCGAGGTTCATCTGGACCTAGGCGGCTATCCGGTTTTGTTGGCCGACACGGCTGGCTTGCGGGAGACCGCGGATGCGCTAGAAGAAGAGGGAATACGGCGTGCTCGACGTTGGGCACGGGAAGCGGACTACCGTATTTTGCTGCTCGATGGTGCAGTGTACGATGAACGGCAGACTGCGGAATTCACGAGCCAAGAAAACCCATCTCTTGTGGTTGTAAACAAGTCAGACCTCATGATGTCGTGGCCTACCAGCGCTACTGTGGTAGGTGAGGCCCTGTCTGTTTCGGTGAAGTCAGGGCAGGGGATGGCCGGTTTTCTGGCGCGGCTAGAGCAGGAGGTAGCGCGCCTGGCGGCTCCCGGAGAGGCACCGGCGCTGACGCGGATTCGCCACCGTATGGCCCTGGAGTCTGCGCGGGAATCGCTGATGCGCTTTCTTCAGGCACCGTCGCCTGATCTGGCAGCCGAGGATTTGCGGTTGGCTGTGCGGGAGATCGGGCGGATTACCGGCCGCGTGGATGTCGAGGATCTGTTGGACGTCATCTTCCGAGATTTCTGCCTCGGGAAATGA